From Shewanella psychrophila, a single genomic window includes:
- a CDS encoding alpha/beta hydrolase family protein: MSRIPVFMFALIAFCSHISKADEYQVPSQALQDVVNQNKKVSTRLSGNNQWLAVLSPKSHIEIQTLAKAELKLAGLRLSPEQLLPSRIKSQYISIELIDLTTVSPSKPPKKRSILLATTNIVKVNFSPDSRFISYIGISEQGAHLYVYDIEKQITQKLTKTRLNASLGLKYQWLHNSLGVLTNIASVNNDSTETLNELGPNISKTSSQKAPRRTYQDLLKNTQDDENFTLLTQSQLTLLSLNGDINLIGPPDINIGYQLSPSDEYILVRRISPPFSHMVKYYDFAQSVELFDIAGNQLKTLAQLESSEFRPSGSDSVRKGPRQIHWRSDKPDTIAFVKALDKGDANVKVQNRDQLLQISAPFNGEAKGLLKTPWRIKKVQWGEKALGMITEKNSSKKQIRVSFFDSNQASELKLWYQKALRDTYSDPGKVLSQRGEINGKAYGKLISIKDDTLLHYGLGASAQGYQPFLKSLPINLTSEPKLTFSSETLWKSSVNKLETVRYVLNRAPLKLIINRQTSENPSHLVLIDAETKTEKILYQAARDLSQYAGMSRQLVTYKRADGLPLSGNLYLPAGYKKEDGPLPVLMWAYPREFKNSKVAGQVNFSPNQYSYISPKGPIPFVAKGFAVFDRVAMPIIGTGKEKPNDSFRAQLIDNAAAAIDTLVHMGIADRKRIAIGGHSYGAFMVVNLLAHSDLFAAGIARSGAYNRSLTPFGFQNEKRNFWEAPSLYQQISPFTHADKIDEPLLIMHGEMDSNSGTYPMQSTRLFKAIRGLGGNARLVTFPYESHSYKAKESILHMLWEQEMWLDEHVSHKTNAPDTAVSFH, from the coding sequence ATGTCTCGTATCCCCGTCTTTATGTTTGCCCTGATAGCTTTTTGTAGTCATATCAGCAAAGCCGATGAATACCAGGTGCCAAGCCAAGCCCTACAGGATGTCGTTAACCAAAATAAGAAAGTAAGCACTCGCTTATCAGGTAACAATCAATGGTTAGCGGTTTTATCACCCAAGAGTCATATAGAGATCCAAACCTTAGCCAAAGCAGAATTAAAGCTAGCAGGCCTTAGGTTATCTCCAGAGCAACTGCTCCCCAGCCGAATTAAGTCACAATACATAAGTATAGAATTAATTGACCTCACAACAGTGAGTCCATCCAAACCACCTAAAAAACGCAGTATCCTGTTAGCGACCACTAACATTGTAAAAGTTAATTTCTCTCCCGATAGCCGTTTCATTAGCTATATCGGTATATCAGAGCAAGGTGCTCACCTATATGTTTACGATATAGAAAAGCAAATTACCCAAAAATTAACTAAAACCAGACTCAATGCGAGCTTAGGCCTTAAGTATCAGTGGTTACATAACAGTCTGGGGGTGCTAACCAATATAGCATCTGTGAATAATGACTCTACAGAAACGCTAAATGAGCTTGGTCCTAACATCAGCAAAACCAGTAGCCAAAAAGCGCCTCGACGTACCTATCAAGACCTTCTTAAAAATACTCAGGATGATGAAAATTTTACCCTACTGACTCAAAGCCAATTAACCTTACTCTCCCTCAATGGCGATATAAACTTGATTGGCCCACCTGACATCAATATCGGCTACCAGCTATCCCCCAGTGATGAATATATTCTAGTTAGACGTATCTCCCCACCATTTTCTCATATGGTGAAATACTATGATTTTGCCCAATCAGTTGAGCTATTTGATATCGCAGGAAACCAGCTTAAAACACTGGCACAACTAGAAAGTAGCGAATTCAGACCGTCGGGAAGTGACTCGGTCAGAAAAGGACCACGCCAGATACACTGGCGCTCAGATAAACCCGATACTATTGCCTTCGTAAAAGCCTTAGATAAAGGTGATGCTAATGTGAAAGTACAAAACAGAGATCAGCTGTTACAAATATCAGCCCCCTTTAATGGGGAAGCTAAAGGTTTATTAAAAACACCTTGGCGAATAAAAAAAGTTCAATGGGGAGAAAAAGCCCTTGGCATGATCACCGAAAAGAACTCAAGCAAGAAACAGATACGAGTCAGCTTCTTCGATTCAAACCAAGCTTCAGAGCTTAAGCTTTGGTATCAAAAAGCCCTGCGTGATACTTATTCAGATCCAGGAAAAGTCCTTTCACAGCGCGGCGAGATTAATGGTAAAGCCTACGGGAAACTGATCTCAATAAAAGATGACACCCTACTTCACTATGGTTTAGGCGCATCAGCTCAAGGCTACCAACCTTTCCTAAAGTCGCTACCGATTAATTTAACCTCAGAACCCAAATTAACATTCTCATCTGAGACACTGTGGAAGTCCTCAGTCAATAAACTTGAAACAGTTCGATACGTGCTCAACAGAGCCCCGCTTAAACTCATTATCAATCGACAAACTAGTGAGAATCCATCACATCTAGTCTTGATTGACGCTGAAACTAAAACCGAAAAAATTTTATATCAAGCAGCTAGAGATCTGTCGCAATATGCAGGAATGAGCCGACAACTAGTCACGTATAAACGCGCCGATGGCCTGCCCCTATCTGGCAACCTCTATCTTCCCGCTGGTTATAAAAAAGAAGACGGACCTCTGCCGGTACTGATGTGGGCTTATCCAAGAGAGTTCAAAAACTCAAAAGTAGCAGGCCAAGTTAATTTTTCACCGAATCAATACAGCTACATAAGCCCGAAAGGCCCCATCCCCTTCGTTGCCAAAGGCTTCGCAGTATTTGACCGGGTTGCCATGCCGATCATAGGCACTGGCAAGGAGAAGCCGAACGACAGTTTCAGGGCTCAGCTTATTGATAACGCGGCTGCAGCCATCGACACTCTAGTCCATATGGGGATCGCCGATAGAAAGCGAATAGCCATAGGTGGTCATTCCTATGGTGCATTTATGGTGGTTAACCTACTAGCCCATTCAGACCTTTTCGCAGCAGGCATAGCCAGAAGTGGCGCCTATAACCGCAGCTTAACGCCATTTGGCTTCCAAAATGAAAAAAGAAACTTCTGGGAAGCCCCAAGCCTATATCAGCAGATATCTCCGTTTACCCATGCCGATAAAATTGATGAGCCACTACTCATCATGCATGGAGAAATGGACTCCAACTCAGGCACCTACCCAATGCAATCAACCAGATTGTTTAAAGCCATTAGAGGCTTAGGCGGTAACGCTAGACTCGTGACTTTCCCTTATGAGAGCCATAGCTATAAAGCTAAGGAGTCTATCTTACATATGCTGTGGGAGCAGGAGATGTGGCTGGATGAGCATGTAAGCCATAAGACCAATGCACCAGATACGGCAGTAAGCTTTCATTAA
- the aqpZ gene encoding aquaporin Z, which translates to MNMSQKMAAEFIGTLWLVLGGCGSAVIAAAFPEVGIGLLGVSFAFGLTVLTMAFAIGHISGCHLNPAVSFGLWAGGRFPAKDLAPYIVAQVAGGIAGAGILFLIASGNADFSLIDGFASNGYGEHSPGGYSMTSALVTEVVMTLFFLLIILGATDARAPQGFAPIAIGLGLTLIHLISIPVTNTSVNPARSTGPALFVGDWAISQLWLFWVAPIAGAIIAGFIYKFFNAKES; encoded by the coding sequence ATGAACATGTCTCAAAAAATGGCTGCCGAATTCATCGGTACTCTTTGGCTCGTACTCGGTGGTTGTGGTAGTGCGGTAATAGCTGCCGCCTTTCCCGAAGTCGGCATTGGGCTATTAGGCGTCTCATTTGCCTTCGGACTCACTGTGCTAACCATGGCGTTCGCCATAGGCCACATCTCAGGTTGTCACCTTAATCCAGCTGTTTCATTCGGACTCTGGGCTGGCGGACGTTTCCCGGCAAAAGATTTAGCCCCTTACATTGTCGCTCAAGTTGCTGGTGGTATCGCCGGTGCGGGAATTTTATTCCTTATCGCATCAGGTAATGCCGACTTTAGCTTAATCGATGGCTTCGCATCTAATGGATACGGCGAGCACTCACCAGGTGGTTACTCCATGACTTCAGCCTTAGTAACAGAAGTCGTTATGACCCTGTTCTTCCTATTGATCATTTTAGGAGCAACCGATGCCAGAGCGCCACAAGGCTTCGCCCCGATTGCCATAGGACTGGGTTTAACTCTCATTCACTTGATCAGTATTCCTGTCACAAACACTTCTGTGAACCCTGCCCGTAGTACTGGACCCGCACTATTTGTCGGTGACTGGGCGATATCTCAGCTCTGGCTGTTCTGGGTAGCCCCAATCGCAGGTGCAATCATAGCTGGCTTTATCTACAAATTCTTTAACGCAAAAGAGAGTTAG
- a CDS encoding DUF2750 domain-containing protein gives MSKSAKDASQMTPEARYDYFVEQVKSEEILWTLQDDDGCVMLTTEEEDCIPMWPSEEAAKSWAVDDWDNCIPLAIPVSEWLERWVPGMQDDDLFVAVFPVQEDLGVVIPPFELEQRLTPKQRH, from the coding sequence ATGAGTAAAAGTGCCAAAGATGCAAGCCAGATGACTCCAGAAGCTCGCTACGACTATTTTGTTGAGCAAGTAAAGTCTGAAGAAATATTATGGACCCTTCAAGATGATGATGGCTGCGTAATGCTAACCACTGAAGAGGAAGACTGTATTCCTATGTGGCCTAGCGAGGAGGCTGCGAAGTCATGGGCTGTCGATGATTGGGATAACTGCATCCCACTCGCAATCCCGGTATCTGAATGGTTGGAACGCTGGGTTCCGGGCATGCAGGATGATGATCTATTTGTTGCAGTATTCCCTGTGCAGGAAGACCTTGGTGTCGTTATTCCTCCCTTTGAATTAGAGCAGCGTCTAACACCGAAGCAACGTCACTAA
- the erpA gene encoding iron-sulfur cluster insertion protein ErpA, with translation MTEQTAEQVTEAEDALPIQFTDAAASKVKTLLDEEENDALKLRVYVTGGGCSGFQYGFTFDEKVNEGDFTVEKQGVQLVVDPMSLQYLVGGEVDYTSGLEGSRFFVKNPNATTTCGCGASFSV, from the coding sequence ATGACTGAACAAACTGCTGAACAAGTGACAGAAGCTGAAGATGCTTTGCCTATTCAATTTACCGATGCGGCTGCCTCAAAGGTAAAAACGTTATTGGATGAAGAGGAAAACGATGCATTGAAGCTACGTGTCTACGTCACTGGTGGCGGATGTTCTGGTTTTCAGTACGGCTTCACTTTCGATGAGAAAGTTAACGAAGGTGACTTTACCGTCGAGAAGCAGGGAGTCCAGTTAGTCGTCGATCCTATGAGCTTACAGTATCTGGTTGGTGGTGAAGTCGATTACACCTCAGGTCTTGAAGGTTCACGCTTCTTCGTGAAGAATCCTAATGCGACGACAACCTGCGGTTGTGGAGCTAGCTTCTCAGTATAA
- a CDS encoding DUF6776 family protein encodes MANYQRWLDRIQVLERKIRPSSVYLLLVVLVAFALGGLTYSLWSDHNRPVPENNTEQLSKLNKQLNIQAQTLAAKNLELALSRETNEKMQDLFVEQHSKEKDLHRELAFYRSIMAPESIADGVAINGLEFTPSLLPSQYRLKLILTQLQKRKQSLKGRAEFTFVGVQDGKVVELSLAKLTGDKSLNFQFRYFQVLEAEITLPESFKLSRILAKVIVPSSRWAKGSQAEMEFSALELLPDASNIEPDKIEKPVQ; translated from the coding sequence ATGGCAAATTATCAGCGTTGGCTCGATCGTATTCAAGTGTTAGAGCGAAAAATTCGGCCATCGAGTGTTTATTTACTGTTAGTGGTATTGGTTGCCTTTGCCTTGGGTGGACTCACTTATAGCTTATGGTCTGACCATAATCGACCCGTCCCAGAGAATAACACAGAACAGCTAAGTAAATTGAATAAGCAACTGAATATTCAGGCTCAAACTTTAGCGGCCAAAAATCTTGAGCTGGCATTGTCTAGAGAAACTAATGAGAAAATGCAGGACTTGTTCGTAGAGCAACACAGCAAAGAGAAAGACTTACATAGGGAACTGGCATTCTACCGCAGTATTATGGCACCTGAGAGCATTGCCGATGGCGTAGCCATAAATGGTCTAGAGTTTACTCCAAGTCTATTGCCAAGCCAGTATCGACTCAAGCTTATCCTGACGCAGCTACAAAAACGTAAGCAGTCTCTTAAGGGGAGAGCCGAATTTACTTTTGTCGGGGTTCAAGACGGTAAAGTCGTTGAACTTAGTTTGGCTAAACTAACAGGCGATAAGAGTTTGAACTTCCAGTTTAGATATTTTCAGGTATTAGAGGCTGAGATCACTTTACCGGAGAGCTTTAAGTTGTCCAGAATTCTAGCTAAAGTCATAGTGCCCTCGAGCCGTTGGGCTAAAGGTTCTCAGGCTGAAATGGAGTTCTCTGCCCTTGAGTTACTTCCCGATGCTAGTAATATTGAACCGGATAAAATCGAGAAACCAGTTCAGTGA
- a CDS encoding chloride channel protein — MYLRTELQDKLSQAKLSLQLCMLSLLFALIASGVIILFRLLLLWLNNYTQTSELDFTEIVDDWRVLLPILGALLIWLVARMGSKRYKRMGIAYVLHRVKLHYGKVPLQSAPGQFFQALFALATNFSVGREGPAIHLGAVSASVMAEKFNLPDNSVRIMCSGGIAAGIAATFNAPLAGVFFVFEVILREYKLHYFFPIMISAICGAVSSQLVFGNIHEYEQIGVIRIPLSQYPILAITGIIIGCVAALFNYSLLKVTAKGQNWPLIYRLLLAGIATTLVGVFLPEALGSGDLAIERAISEHPGLLFLIALFIGKIIATIAALGLGIPGGIIGPLFGIGALLGAILAIISAALFPSIAPYIGLYTIIGMTAMMGVCLGAPLAALIALLELTNNASMILPAMFVSIPAFLIAHQGFNSKSLLYKQLEIMGLDYKVSPVKQGLMKTGVRALMDRRLVIVKDNEELLLEVLKRAEGRSVLVRDNLGDIQMLQLELQAADDASTLTRHPIQGLPDTATLNEVYQILSRERRGEVYIYQDNQNNVIGVISWAVLQKEINSGQV; from the coding sequence ATGTACCTGAGAACAGAGCTGCAAGACAAGTTATCCCAAGCTAAACTCAGTCTGCAACTGTGTATGTTATCCCTGTTATTTGCCTTAATCGCATCAGGCGTGATTATTCTGTTTCGACTACTTCTACTCTGGTTGAATAACTATACCCAAACCAGCGAACTCGATTTTACTGAGATAGTGGACGACTGGCGAGTGCTTTTACCTATATTAGGCGCACTTTTAATCTGGCTAGTGGCTCGAATGGGGTCAAAACGCTATAAGCGTATGGGCATAGCCTATGTACTCCACCGGGTGAAGCTTCATTATGGCAAGGTCCCACTGCAATCGGCCCCCGGTCAATTTTTTCAGGCCTTATTTGCTCTTGCCACTAACTTTTCAGTAGGTCGGGAAGGTCCAGCCATACATCTTGGAGCTGTCAGTGCCAGCGTCATGGCAGAAAAGTTTAACCTACCCGATAACAGTGTCCGTATCATGTGTTCAGGCGGTATTGCCGCAGGAATAGCGGCAACTTTCAACGCACCTTTGGCCGGCGTATTTTTCGTATTTGAAGTCATATTACGAGAGTATAAACTGCACTACTTCTTCCCAATCATGATATCTGCCATCTGCGGCGCGGTATCTAGCCAACTAGTTTTCGGTAATATCCATGAATATGAACAAATTGGAGTCATTCGTATTCCATTGTCTCAATACCCTATCTTGGCCATCACGGGCATTATCATAGGGTGTGTTGCCGCGCTGTTTAACTACTCCCTCTTAAAAGTCACTGCTAAGGGACAAAACTGGCCCTTGATCTATCGCCTGCTCTTAGCAGGTATCGCCACCACTCTTGTCGGTGTCTTTTTACCTGAAGCCTTAGGCAGTGGCGATCTAGCCATCGAGCGGGCAATCAGTGAACACCCAGGATTACTGTTTCTTATAGCACTGTTCATCGGAAAAATCATTGCTACCATAGCGGCTCTCGGACTGGGCATTCCTGGTGGCATCATAGGCCCGTTATTTGGTATTGGCGCTCTACTTGGTGCCATACTGGCCATCATCAGTGCCGCACTTTTCCCCTCTATAGCGCCCTATATCGGCCTCTATACCATCATAGGTATGACAGCCATGATGGGGGTCTGTCTTGGTGCACCTCTGGCGGCGCTCATTGCACTACTGGAATTAACCAACAATGCCTCGATGATCTTGCCTGCCATGTTTGTCAGTATCCCGGCTTTCTTGATCGCCCATCAAGGGTTTAACTCTAAATCCTTGCTCTATAAACAGCTTGAGATAATGGGCCTTGATTACAAGGTATCGCCAGTCAAACAAGGCTTGATGAAAACCGGCGTTCGCGCCTTGATGGATAGACGCCTAGTTATCGTTAAAGATAATGAGGAATTATTACTAGAAGTATTAAAGCGTGCAGAGGGGCGCTCTGTCCTTGTAAGAGACAACTTAGGTGATATTCAGATGTTACAGCTTGAACTACAAGCTGCTGATGACGCCAGCACATTGACCCGTCACCCTATCCAGGGACTCCCGGATACCGCAACCCTCAATGAAGTCTACCAAATACTTTCCCGTGAACGCCGAGGCGAGGTCTATATCTACCAAGATAACCAAAACAATGTCATCGGCGTGATAAGCTGGGCCGTGCTTCAGAAAGAGATAAACTCTGGACAGGTGTAA
- a CDS encoding substrate-binding periplasmic protein codes for MKPADRNFLQRLALDCIRCISLYCLLFFACFTLNRVHAEALQPTSPVIEICTIDILPYGIKTKINTSSSEYLTSGIYFDIANMLAEESGYLPHNEVYPYARIMLELKSGQTDMTIMFKYKELEQYVTYIAPLPSLKNVVIGLKGTNFTSLESLKGKKLAYLRGAKFSDDIDRDPDIIRFKTFDFVQAVKMLIVGHVDAVIGPMDPILSAALQLNKDINLFGEPFIVSERTPWVQISNKSLGKVSVIKLKSQFEQIIAKGELTKLRQKYLGKAR; via the coding sequence TTGAAACCAGCAGATAGAAACTTCCTCCAACGGCTTGCCCTCGACTGTATTAGGTGTATATCCCTTTACTGTTTGTTGTTCTTTGCCTGCTTCACTCTCAATCGAGTCCATGCTGAGGCGCTTCAACCTACCTCCCCAGTCATAGAGATATGCACAATCGACATTTTACCCTATGGTATTAAGACCAAAATCAATACAAGTTCATCTGAATACCTCACCAGCGGGATCTATTTCGATATTGCCAACATGCTGGCTGAAGAGTCAGGCTATCTGCCTCACAATGAAGTATATCCCTATGCCAGGATAATGCTTGAGCTTAAATCAGGACAAACAGACATGACCATCATGTTCAAATACAAAGAGCTTGAACAGTATGTGACTTACATAGCACCGCTACCGAGTTTAAAAAATGTAGTGATTGGTCTCAAGGGCACAAACTTTACTTCCCTAGAAAGCCTCAAAGGCAAAAAACTCGCCTATCTAAGGGGAGCAAAGTTTAGCGATGACATAGACAGAGACCCGGATATTATTCGCTTTAAGACATTTGATTTTGTTCAAGCCGTAAAAATGTTGATAGTAGGGCATGTCGATGCTGTAATTGGCCCAATGGATCCAATTCTGAGTGCAGCACTTCAGCTTAATAAAGATATAAACCTCTTCGGTGAACCTTTTATTGTTTCAGAAAGGACACCTTGGGTGCAGATTTCCAATAAGAGTTTAGGGAAAGTATCAGTCATCAAATTAAAGTCTCAATTTGAACAGATAATCGCAAAAGGCGAACTCACCAAACTACGTCAGAAATACTTAGGCAAGGCTCGTTGA
- a CDS encoding TerC family protein, protein MELLLDPNVWLALLTLTALEIVLGIDNVIFISILVARLPEHQRERGRVLGLGLAMLTRILLLLSIAWVMKLTQPFFTVMDHSVTGRDMILFFGGLFLIYKSTSEIHACFEEQDEVASEPKNSSFLFVLIQIAILDLVFSLDSVITAVGMADNVEVMILAIVLAVGVMMFAAKSVGDFVERHPTVKMLALTFLTLIGFTLLAEGLGLHIPKGYIYFAMGFSVIVELLNLRVKSKRQEKSLEKSREETC, encoded by the coding sequence ATGGAACTCTTGTTAGATCCCAATGTTTGGCTGGCGTTATTGACGCTGACAGCCTTGGAAATCGTCCTCGGTATCGATAATGTTATCTTTATTTCCATCTTGGTCGCTCGTCTGCCTGAGCATCAGAGAGAACGAGGCCGTGTGCTGGGTCTGGGGCTGGCGATGCTCACCCGGATATTATTGCTACTTAGCATCGCTTGGGTGATGAAGTTAACCCAACCTTTCTTTACTGTGATGGATCATTCAGTCACAGGTAGGGATATGATCTTATTCTTTGGGGGATTGTTTCTTATTTATAAGAGCACCTCGGAGATACATGCCTGTTTTGAGGAGCAGGACGAAGTTGCCTCAGAACCTAAGAACAGTAGCTTTCTGTTTGTCTTAATTCAGATTGCCATTCTCGATCTGGTGTTTTCATTGGATTCGGTGATAACAGCTGTAGGCATGGCCGATAATGTGGAAGTGATGATATTGGCGATTGTGCTTGCCGTTGGTGTGATGATGTTTGCGGCCAAAAGCGTCGGAGATTTTGTGGAGCGACATCCAACAGTCAAGATGCTGGCTTTAACGTTTTTAACCTTGATTGGTTTCACCTTGCTGGCTGAAGGGCTCGGCTTGCATATTCCCAAGGGATATATCTATTTTGCCATGGGTTTCTCTGTCATCGTCGAGTTACTCAATTTAAGAGTCAAATCGAAACGACAGGAGAAGTCTCTGGAAAAATCACGAGAGGAAACTTGTTAG
- a CDS encoding DedA family protein, translated as MLDSFTHVLTALWHQDFAILQNPDSAIMIYLCIVMLIWLESAFLPAAPLPCDSVVILSGSLAAAGIISLPLTWLLLVIAAATGSSVAFMQGRWLHKLPKIQGWISAVPSEQLQTVDKLLTRHGLLALFSARFIPVVRSLLPLMMGLRMKESAHFQYYTWMSACVWSGLLLGLGYSMSLLPENISKMITMGLIIAPVITLGVAIAGFLTKYFLKKTRHV; from the coding sequence ATGCTGGACTCTTTTACACATGTGCTTACCGCCTTATGGCATCAAGACTTTGCCATACTGCAGAACCCAGACAGTGCCATCATGATCTACTTGTGCATAGTGATGCTGATCTGGCTAGAGAGCGCCTTTTTACCTGCGGCTCCCCTGCCCTGTGACAGTGTGGTGATATTATCCGGTAGCCTGGCCGCTGCAGGCATAATCAGCTTACCCTTAACTTGGCTATTGCTGGTTATCGCCGCAGCCACTGGTAGTTCCGTCGCCTTTATGCAAGGACGTTGGCTGCATAAACTGCCTAAAATACAGGGCTGGATCAGTGCTGTCCCCAGTGAGCAACTGCAAACCGTAGATAAACTACTGACTCGTCATGGACTATTGGCACTATTCAGCGCTCGCTTTATTCCCGTGGTACGCTCGCTTTTACCCTTGATGATGGGATTACGCATGAAAGAATCAGCCCACTTTCAATACTATACTTGGATGAGTGCCTGCGTTTGGAGCGGTTTATTACTGGGTCTTGGCTACTCAATGTCGCTATTACCTGAAAACATATCAAAAATGATCACTATGGGACTGATTATAGCGCCAGTAATCACCCTTGGAGTGGCCATCGCAGGTTTCTTAACCAAGTATTTTCTGAAGAAAACAAGACACGTATAA
- a CDS encoding c-type cytochrome — MSNKQQRIKQLSYSLLLPCILSSSVVIADPDARLLAMCQACHGSDGSNEFSSIPNLKWQNQQYMVQQLQQFKSGQRQDKTMTKVAILLSTEQMESMASYFSKGEEK, encoded by the coding sequence ATGAGTAATAAACAACAAAGAATAAAGCAGCTTAGCTACTCACTTCTATTGCCATGTATCTTAAGCAGCTCTGTAGTGATAGCAGATCCTGACGCGAGACTCTTGGCTATGTGCCAAGCCTGTCATGGCAGCGATGGCAGTAACGAGTTTAGCTCGATCCCAAACCTCAAATGGCAGAACCAGCAATATATGGTGCAGCAATTACAGCAATTTAAAAGTGGCCAGCGCCAAGACAAAACAATGACCAAGGTGGCAATACTGCTTTCAACTGAGCAGATGGAATCTATGGCAAGCTATTTCAGTAAGGGTGAGGAAAAATAA
- a CDS encoding molybdopterin-dependent oxidoreductase, whose translation MTIDRRKFLKGAVATSVTAMLPLNWAFAQNRPAGMVPLDVSAVTWKNVDDLPKHFKILNSSPLNAFPPEHLLAPAKTPADIAFIRWNGLMPDFDSIDADTWEFTVDGESIETPKTYTIAELKKKFKTHTQQLVLECGGNSRENFYPNAKGNQWSNTAVFCAEWTGVLVKDVLADCGVKTNAVYTAHYGADKHISGKGAAISRGVPIEAAMSENAMIAWGMNGEDIPFMHGYPLRIVFGGRPGSVSQKCAVGMGVRDRVHDGKKMGAPAYQVPKNPVAPGEKVDNKDFRIIEEMIVKSLITAPQTGDELILGKSLEVSGHAWAGTRDVAKVEVSYDYGTTWQTASLTKPVNPMAWQQWKINLKLPQTGYYEIWARATDTKGDTQPMVQPQWNPKGYLFNGCHRVAIRVV comes from the coding sequence ATGACTATTGATAGACGTAAATTTTTAAAAGGCGCAGTCGCAACTTCTGTCACTGCAATGCTGCCACTAAACTGGGCGTTTGCTCAAAATCGACCTGCAGGTATGGTACCTCTCGATGTTTCTGCCGTTACCTGGAAAAATGTCGATGATCTACCAAAGCATTTTAAAATACTTAACAGCAGTCCGCTGAATGCTTTTCCACCAGAACACCTACTTGCCCCAGCCAAAACCCCGGCCGATATTGCCTTTATCCGCTGGAATGGTCTGATGCCTGACTTTGACAGTATCGATGCAGATACCTGGGAGTTTACTGTAGATGGCGAGTCTATTGAGACACCTAAGACCTACACAATAGCCGAGCTAAAAAAGAAATTTAAAACCCATACTCAGCAGCTAGTTCTTGAGTGTGGTGGTAATAGCCGTGAAAACTTCTACCCCAATGCAAAAGGCAACCAGTGGAGCAATACGGCGGTTTTCTGCGCCGAGTGGACAGGGGTCTTAGTCAAAGATGTATTGGCCGATTGCGGTGTTAAGACTAATGCAGTCTACACAGCACATTATGGCGCGGATAAGCATATCAGTGGCAAAGGTGCAGCGATTTCCCGTGGTGTGCCAATTGAAGCCGCCATGAGTGAAAATGCCATGATAGCCTGGGGCATGAATGGCGAAGATATTCCATTTATGCACGGTTATCCGCTACGCATCGTCTTCGGTGGACGACCAGGTTCCGTGTCACAAAAATGTGCCGTAGGCATGGGGGTGCGCGACCGTGTTCACGACGGTAAAAAAATGGGGGCCCCAGCCTACCAAGTACCAAAAAATCCAGTAGCACCTGGCGAGAAGGTCGATAATAAAGACTTTAGGATCATCGAAGAGATGATAGTGAAATCCCTTATCACTGCGCCTCAAACTGGTGATGAACTGATCTTAGGAAAATCATTAGAAGTCAGTGGCCATGCCTGGGCTGGCACTCGTGATGTGGCTAAGGTCGAGGTCAGTTATGATTATGGAACAACTTGGCAAACCGCTTCACTGACTAAACCTGTGAACCCTATGGCTTGGCAGCAATGGAAAATAAACCTAAAACTGCCCCAAACAGGTTATTACGAGATCTGGGCCCGTGCTACCGATACTAAAGGTGATACCCAGCCCATGGTTCAACCTCAGTGGAACCCTAAGGGTTATCTATTTAATGGCTGCCATAGAGTCGCTATAAGGGTCGTATAA
- a CDS encoding cytochrome C, with amino-acid sequence MKKRLIAASLAITGMMFPVTAAEEYPVDEVTGLIMAPGWEIVKAQCNACHTSHIIPQNPGNREVWRDTIQWMIDTQGLWDLNDTWKPVLDYLSTYYDEKAIDMRIFRRKPLAESQMPPMPSKLEH; translated from the coding sequence ATGAAGAAACGACTCATAGCAGCCAGCCTAGCAATCACCGGGATGATGTTTCCGGTCACAGCTGCCGAAGAATATCCGGTCGATGAGGTAACAGGCTTGATCATGGCACCGGGTTGGGAAATAGTAAAAGCTCAGTGTAATGCCTGTCATACCAGCCATATTATTCCTCAAAACCCAGGAAACCGAGAGGTGTGGCGAGATACCATTCAATGGATGATAGATACTCAAGGTTTATGGGATCTCAATGATACTTGGAAACCAGTATTGGATTATCTGTCCACTTATTATGATGAGAAAGCCATCGATATGCGCATCTTCAGGCGTAAACCTTTAGCTGAATCTCAGATGCCTCCGATGCCATCTAAGCTGGAGCACTAA